The following is a genomic window from Patescibacteria group bacterium.
AACAAAAGACGTTCACACGCATCGAGCGCATTTTTTTCCTGCTCTTCAATAGTGCCTTTCTGATCGCCCCTTAAAAGAGCATTTCCGCCAAATGCAACTACTGCAAGTTTTTTCATAAAGATTTTTTATTAATTATTATTTTATTTACAATTGCTTTCGCATTCAAAGAGGTTAGCGCTGTTATCACCGTTTGCGTCAATGCAATTCTGCACGCAATTTTTGCATTGTGTAAACTGTGGGTTATCTATTTGCTGGCATATTCCATTCACTGTCCCGCATTCCGCGTATTGCAGACATTTATCTCCAATAGAATACATCATGTCACAGGCTTCGGGCGGATTATCTCCGCATTCATATTCCATGCCGTGGCATGATTCCAGTTTGCAGTCATTATTATTTTCTTCAGCCACCTCATTATCAATCAGCATGCATTCTTTTACGGAGAAATCTGCAGACATACCTCCTTCAATTGTGGGTTGATATGTTTTTCTGTTTGTGACGTTCCGCTGATCATCTACAAAAAAACAGGTTGCTGAAATAATAGGCCTGCCTGAACCTTCCTGGATAAATGCCACATGCCAGCCATTATTGGCCTTTTCAAGTTTAATTGATCGTGGCGGTAGGGTGTCACTCGGGTAATCACTTAATTCCAAAAATTGATTCTTTATTGTTTCAATGGCATCACTTTCAGTAATTGTTTCTTTTCCGGCATGTTCTAACTTAGCATAATACCAATTTCCCGCCACTAAACAAAAAAGAGCAATTGTGATTGCACCAAATATTAGCGCCAGTTTTTTCATAGAATTACGCTCATTAATAAATGTTCACCCGTATTAATTGTATTATTTGATTAACATAACGTCAAATATTAACAAAGGGGATTTATGACTTTCGGTTGAAAATCTTCAGTATTTTTTTGCAATTATTATCAGCTTCTTTAATACAATCATCCAAAGTCAGCAGGCTCTTTTTATGATTCATCTTAATCATTACCCTGTCTACCGCTTTCTCATAGGGAATTTGACGCGTACCCAATTCGTGCAGCCACATTAATGCGCCTTCAGTGGTAACAAACTTGAAGCATTCGGCGTTTTTTACTACTTCAGCTACTTTTGATTTTACGGGATTGTGATTATGATGTGCCTGAATTGAGTTCAGAATAATTCCTTGATCGGTCTTATTAACATCCCATTTGATCAGATATTTTTTAGCAAATTCCGCACTTAATTTTGGGTGGTTTTTTTGGATTTTACCTTGCCATTCCGGGCTGAAAACTGTGTGAGCCAGATATAGTGCGGTTAACACCAGTTTTTCGTCCGCGTGATGCTTCCTGGAAAGTTCTTTACCTTTTTTGATTGCAATTTCAGTCAGTACCCAGGCGGGAGCTTTATTCTTCCGTGTTTGTTTATACATCAGATCTTTAGAAAGTTTTACGATGTCCATGATTGTTTTTTTATTTATTGATGGCATATTTGAATCGTTCCTGTATTTTACCATTAATTACAATACTGCTGAAGTCATACAAAAAAGCGAGCATCGGTTACTCCGACAACCCGCTTTATTTTTTTACCAATTTATACGGAAGAAATTTATATTCTTTTATCTGATTTACAAATGGCTATCATACATCCGGTAGGTTTTGTATATTTTTGCGCCCAGCCATTCTAGCACACGGCGCATAGGGATATTGGATTCGTTAATCAAAGACATTTCCGCCCACTGGTAACCCTTTTTCTTCGTCTGCTCCCAAGTTTTTTTATAGAACACAGTGTCGAAACCCAGGTGACGGTGTTCTTCTAAAACACCCATCACCAGAACACGGAAAGTCTTTATTTGTCTTTTCTTCCAGAGGATTTTTAGCAGTCCCAGCGGGAACAGTCGTCCATTAGCGCTTTTTAGTGCTTCATTGGCATTTGGAATGGACAGGGAAAATCCGATTGGCTGTCCGCGGTACTCCATAATAAATGCAATGTCAGGATCAAGGATATGTTTAAGGTCATCGGCCAGTTTTAATATTTCATCTTCGCTCATCGGTGTCGCGCCCCAGTTTTTATCCCAAGCCTGGGCATAAATCTGGTGAACTATTTTAATTTCATTCTTCAGGTCAGACAAATCGGCTTTTCTGACTACCAGATCGGGATAATTCTTTTCAACCTCGGAAGCCATAGAAAGGACGTTGGCGGGCAGAGGTTCAATACAGCTTTTGCTGAAGGCATACATATCCTGAGCGGAGATAAAACCGTATTGTTCCAAAAGTTTTGAGTAATAGGGCGGATTGTAGGTCATCATAATCATCGGCGATTGATCAAATCCGTCAACGAGTAATGCATACTCACCGTTGATCGTAAAATTGGCGGGTCCGCGCATTATGCAGTAATTTTTTTCTTTCAGCCACTTTTTAGCGTAGTCAAACATCGCCTTGGCGACTGTGTAATCATTCACACATTCAAAAAAACCAAAAAAACCAACCGGCTCCTCGTGTCTTTTTACATGGAGTGTATTCTCATGCACACTAAGCCTCCCGACTGGCCGGCCGTTTTCGTATGCCATAATCAGTTGTACGCGGGAATGTTGGTAGAACGGATTTTTTTCCGGATTGAAAAAGTTTATCTGGTCCCGGATCAGAGGCGCAACCCAATAAGCATCATCCCGGTAAATGCGCCAGGGGAACTTAACGAATTCTTTTACCTCGGCAGGGCTGTTTATTTCCTTTATTGTAATCATTTCGGAGCATTAATTAATCAAATTTGATCTTCAATTTCAGACGGTTCTATTAGTAGCCTTGTAATATCCACATCAATTATATCTTAAGATTTTATCTAATAACCTACAAGCTGTTCTTTAGTTTGGAAATCTGCTCAAGAAGTAGAGTATTAGCAGTCAGAATGATGATAAAAATTAAGATCAGTGAATTTCCGCCCAAAAAGATACCACCCATAATTGCCACAATTGCCGCGCCTAAGGTTGTTACGATATTATCCATAGCTACGCCGACGATGGCATCACCGATTCTGCCTTTCGGATTTACGGAAAAATTATGGACAACCAGCATTTCACCAAAACAGCCGATCAACCCGGCCAGAATGCCGGTTACGACAAAGGGGATATGGGTTAACTGTGAAAAAACTTCCATCGCTTTAATCATACTTTCTGCTGCAAATAATATAGCAACACCCGAAAGTATCAGGTCAAAAATAATTCTGGCTGTTTTTTGGTGGTCATAGTATTGTTTTTCGTCGACAATTATTTTATCCGGTGAGTCGGGGAGCTCGCTTTTACGAAAACGATATAGAACTGCGACGCAGAATAAAAACAGAGCGATTCCGACCGGTAAAACTAACTGGTATAGGTCGCCGTGGATTGTCTCGTTTCCATCTTTAACTTGTCCAAACAAAACCATGCTTACTGCGACAAATGCAGTCAACATTGTTAGAGCTGTTAAAACACGAATCGCCCCGTCCATTTCTTTAATTGACGGTTTGATGTTATGTTCATTTAGTGGTCTGACAAGTCCGCCGGCTTTTATCCGCGGGAACATAAATACTGCTTTGTGTTTCAGGTTTGCTAAATTTTGCCGATAAACACACCAGGTTGCATGCAGAATATTATAAATATTAGAACCGAAAGTGGTGGAGGCGGCAATGATCGCCAGATTAATCGCCCGCACATAATTTGTGTCCCGAATTTGCAGGGAAATAAATGCTGCCACTATGCCGATTACCATATCCGGGAAAGCGGTTCCGAATGCCTGTAAAAACCCGCCGGCCAATTTTGTCCGGTCTTTTAAAACTTCAGTAGTTTCTTCAATCACTTTTGCCGTACCGCGGAAAATGTAACCGATCCCAATTCCAAAAATTAAAATGATAGCAATCGTTTGTATCCACCATGCTTCAGTAGCTTCCAAAACCTGATTTACGATTACAAAACGTAATACTAGAGCGGCGGCAATAAAAAAAATTATTCGGAAAAATTTGTTTTTACTTGGCATTGAAAGTTTACTATTATAACGATTAAAGATATGCAGATAATGCTGATTCCTCTCAGAAACTCATTATAACAAATTTAATAAATTAAAAATACTGTCAAAATGATGGAGCATTGTTTATCAGAAAATAATAAATAGGATTGAACTTAAAACATGCTAAATTGGCTTAATTACATAATTAATTGCTATATACTAGCTTAGGGAGTACGCTTAATTTAGGTCCCTAATTTAAAGGGGCGCACTGCTCGATCGGTGCCAATCTAACCCAAAAATAATATGGATCCAAATTTAAGCTCATCACGCAGTCAGGAAGAATTAACAAAGGTCTCCGATGCCAATTCCGAACAGACAATAAGAAAGAGTAGTTCTGTCGGACCAACTCAAGCTGCTCAAACAGTTACTACGTCGACTTCAACACCGACGAGTGAGTCAACAAAGACGGAACAAACAGTTGGTGTTGCACCGGGCGCAGCTAAAGAATATAAGCAAAAGAAAACATTATTTCACGCCTATCAAGTTATTTGGTATCTTTTAGGATTTATAGAAATTGTTTTGGCCTTTCGTTTTGTAATGAGGATACTTGGAGCAAATCCCGATGCGGGATTTACTAAAATGATCTACGGTATAAGCTCGCCATTTGCCGGTCCATTTATGAACGTCTTTGGTGCTTCTACGGCGGAAGGAGTCGAGACGACCGCTTACTTTGAATGGTCAACCTTGGTTGCTGCCTTTGTTTATCTGCTTATCGCATGGGGCATTATTAAAATCTTTAAATTAGGTAAACCAACCGATCCGACGGAGGTTAATGATACTGTTGATAGTCAATAATTCTAGAATATAATATTTTCTCATCAATGAAATAAAAAATACCTGCCTTTCTAGCAGGTATTTTTTAATCTTGGCGGAGTAATGTAAAGCGGAACGCGAGCTAACCCTCCTTCCAAAACTTGTACGGCGGACAGGTCAGTCCACGTTCCGCTTACATTATGGTTAATTATGAACCTACAACCACTTTGAATCCGCCGTAGGAAAAACGCTTCATGTCGAACGGCATTTCCGAATTTTCATCATACTTTTTTGCGAAATATGCCATCACCTTTTTATTGACTGCATCGCGGTGAGCGCGTGATTTATAAACTATATAGGAAAACCACACTGTCTCGCCTGGTTTAGCTTTTGCCATCTTTGGAAATGTTAGGATGAGGAATTTATCCGGTTTCACATTTTCAAGGACGCACTCTTTATAATCAAGCGCCCCGAATTTTTTCCATACCTTGCTTGCTTCACGAGCCATTTTTGTGTATTGCGCCGTGTTCTTTTTTGGAATGGGGATTACGAATCCATCAACGTATTTTCCCAATTGCTTTTTCATAATTTTTTCGTTAAATGTTAATTACTCTTTTAGATTTCTAATTATTACTTTCAACATATTTCTTAAAGTTGTCTATGATCGCTTGCCAACCGCTGCGTTGTAATTCTTCTGAGTTTTCATTTTCTGGATCGAAGGTTTGGATAATTTCCGTTCCCGATGGTGTTTCCTGAAATTCAATTTTCACGTGACGGCCATCGCTCATATCATACTCAATTAATTCATACTCTTTGACGTTTGAATAAGTGCCGGAAAAATCAAAGCTGTTACTTTTATCCTTTGCTGACATGACAGTTTTAAATGCCCCGCCTATTCGTAGATCATTTTCTGCTTCCGGAGCTTCCCAATCATCAGAAGCAAAAGCCCAGTGAATAATATGTTCAGGTTTATTCCAATATTCCCATGCTTTTGCTGTCGAAGTATTTACGTTTGTCCGTACGGTAATTGGCTTTTTCATTTTTTTGTTTTAATTATTTATATGCTTCTTCCAATTGAGCGATGTTGAACTTCTTCATTTTAAGGAAAGCTTCTGTGACGTGGGCAACCTGTTTCGGTGTCCCTTTACTCATCATCTCGCTGAGGATTTTTGGGACTATTTGCCAGGAAACTCCGTATTTATCTTTAAGCCATCCGCATTGTTCCGCATTTGGGTCGGCCGAGAGTTTTTCCCAGTAGTAATCAATTTCTTTTTGATTCTCGCAGTTTACGATAAGAGAAATTGCCTCGTTGAACGCGAATTTATGCTCACGCGCACTATCCATTGCGACAAACCATTGGCCTTCCAACATAAAGTCGGTAAACATAATGGAATCTTCTTTGTCAGGTGGATTGTTTTTACCGTAGCGTTCCAGTGCCCCCCGTTTTGAATTATTGAATACCGCAAGATAATTGTTGGTTGCTTCTTCCGCCTTGCCATACACATCACCGACGAACATTAGCGATGGAATAATTGGTGGTCGCTTTTCTCCGTCAGGATTGGTCAAGATCAGCTGCCAAGATAAGCCGTACCGGTCTTCCACCCAACCGTAGTGTTCACTAAAAGGATATTTGTCGAGCGGCATCAAAACCTTCCCGCCTTCCACAAGTTTGTTCCATACTGCGTCGATTCTCATCTTAGCATCTTTATCCTGAGACGGATCAAAATTAACCATAAAGGATATTGAGGGATTAAATTTGAATAAAGGCCCAGCGCTAATTGCCTGGAATTCATACCCTAAGATTTTGAAATTTACAACATCCACGTCTCCTGACGGCGTATTATGGAGAGTAGATACTTTAATAACTTCTGAATCTGGAAATAGTGAAGTGTACAATTTAGCTGCCTCTTTTACTTCTCGGTCAAACCATAAGTGAGGTGTGATTTTTTGCATATTTTTTGATGTTAGTTTATTAAGTTCATAGTAACACTCTACACTTATTTGGATTCAAAATGAACCATTTTTTCATAGTATTTTTTATAGATAATAATTAATTTAGGCCAATTGACGTGAATCGCATTGGATTACGCCATTTATTTTTCTACGTGATTTGGATCCATCCAGAAGATTTCCCATAGGTGCCCGTCCAAATCTTCAAAACCACGTCCGTACATAAAGTCGTAAACTTCCGGTTTTCTCGGCTCTATTGCGCCGGCGGCCAGTGCCTTTTCCATGAATTTGTCCACTTTGTCTTTACTTTCAATGCTCAGCGCAAGGATTGCTTCAGCGGACACGGTGCTATCCGTAATTTCTTTATTGGTGAACTCTTTGAATTTTTCTTCCGTCAAAATCATGGCATAAATATTTTTGCCGAAAACTACGCAAGCGGCGTTTTTGTCGGTGAACTGGGGGTTGATCGTAAATCCGAGTTTTTCAAAAAAAGCTACGGATTTTCCCAGATCTTTAGTTGGTAAGTTAACAAATATATTTGTGATCATATTTTTCCATGGTTAGTAATTTAATAAAAAACCGCCGTCTAGCTCACGGGGTTTTTATCAATTTTGAGATTTTATTCTCCATATTTTCTTTTTTATAGTTTTTATGACGTTTGCCGATTTCTGAAAATGTAAGAAGCGATCGGTACAGCTACAATAATAATGCCAATAAACCAGACGACCGAGATCCACACATGGTCTCCAACCGGCGTACCAAGCATCAAAGCCCTCAGAGCTTCGATGATGTGTGTGATCGGTTGATTCTCAGCAAAAACGCGTAGACCATGCGGCATGCTGGCAGTAGGTACAAATGCTGCACTTGCGAAAGTTAAAGGGAAAACAATCAGGAAGGTCATCCA
Proteins encoded in this region:
- a CDS encoding VOC family protein; the protein is MITNIFVNLPTKDLGKSVAFFEKLGFTINPQFTDKNAACVVFGKNIYAMILTEEKFKEFTNKEITDSTVSAEAILALSIESKDKVDKFMEKALAAGAIEPRKPEVYDFMYGRGFEDLDGHLWEIFWMDPNHVEK
- a CDS encoding DUF1428 domain-containing protein, whose amino-acid sequence is MKKQLGKYVDGFVIPIPKKNTAQYTKMAREASKVWKKFGALDYKECVLENVKPDKFLILTFPKMAKAKPGETVWFSYIVYKSRAHRDAVNKKVMAYFAKKYDENSEMPFDMKRFSYGGFKVVVGS
- a CDS encoding VOC family protein — translated: MQKITPHLWFDREVKEAAKLYTSLFPDSEVIKVSTLHNTPSGDVDVVNFKILGYEFQAISAGPLFKFNPSISFMVNFDPSQDKDAKMRIDAVWNKLVEGGKVLMPLDKYPFSEHYGWVEDRYGLSWQLILTNPDGEKRPPIIPSLMFVGDVYGKAEEATNNYLAVFNNSKRGALERYGKNNPPDKEDSIMFTDFMLEGQWFVAMDSAREHKFAFNEAISLIVNCENQKEIDYYWEKLSADPNAEQCGWLKDKYGVSWQIVPKILSEMMSKGTPKQVAHVTEAFLKMKKFNIAQLEEAYK
- a CDS encoding SRPBCC domain-containing protein, which codes for MKKPITVRTNVNTSTAKAWEYWNKPEHIIHWAFASDDWEAPEAENDLRIGGAFKTVMSAKDKSNSFDFSGTYSNVKEYELIEYDMSDGRHVKIEFQETPSGTEIIQTFDPENENSEELQRSGWQAIIDNFKKYVESNN
- a CDS encoding GNAT family N-acetyltransferase; protein product: MITIKEINSPAEVKEFVKFPWRIYRDDAYWVAPLIRDQINFFNPEKNPFYQHSRVQLIMAYENGRPVGRLSVHENTLHVKRHEEPVGFFGFFECVNDYTVAKAMFDYAKKWLKEKNYCIMRGPANFTINGEYALLVDGFDQSPMIMMTYNPPYYSKLLEQYGFISAQDMYAFSKSCIEPLPANVLSMASEVEKNYPDLVVRKADLSDLKNEIKIVHQIYAQAWDKNWGATPMSEDEILKLADDLKHILDPDIAFIMEYRGQPIGFSLSIPNANEALKSANGRLFPLGLLKILWKKRQIKTFRVLVMGVLEEHRHLGFDTVFYKKTWEQTKKKGYQWAEMSLINESNIPMRRVLEWLGAKIYKTYRMYDSHL